DNA from Salinispora arenicola:
ACGCCTGCGCCTCATACCAACTGACGTGCACCACCGGCTCGTCCTCGCGTACCGGCGCCCACCGGCCGAAGCGGTGGTAGGCCCAGCCGTCGCCGTCCGGGCGCCAGTGCAACGGCCCGGTCAGGCCCGCCTGCTGCCGATACGCCCAGCCCGCGGCGCTCCACCACCGCGGGTCGTGGTAGCCGCCCGCGGCGATGAACGCCGCGTACGCACCGTTGGTGACCGGAGCCGCGTCAATGGCGTACGCCGGCAGGTACACCTGGTGGGCGGGACGCTCGTTGTCCAACGCCCACGGATCGGTGTCGGTGCCCATGATGAACTCGCCGGCCGGAACCAGTACCTCGCCGGCGACCCGAACCCGGGGCTCCGGCGGGGGTGGCGCGTCGAGCACGGCCGGGCCGGATCGCAACTGGTGGGTCGCGAGCATCGTCTCGTCGTGCTGTTGTTCGTGTTGCACGATCATGCCGAAGGCGAAGCCGTCCGCAACCAGCCGCCGGTCGGTGAAGGCCACCCGGTCGAGCAGGTCGAACACCTTGTCCCGGACCGTCGACACGTATGCTCGCGCCTCCGGCGGCGGCAGCAGCGGCAATGCCGGGCGATCCCGGCGGGGCTGCTTGAACGCATCGTAAAGGTCGTCGATGTCCTGGCGAACCGGCTCCCGGCCGCCGACGTCCCGCACCAGCCAGAGCTCTTCCTGGTTGCCGACGTGGGCGAGGTCCCACACCAGGGGCGACATCAGGGGCGAGTGCTGTCGTACCAGGTCGGCGTCGTCAACCGCGTCGGTCAACACGGCGGTACGGGCGCGGGCGCGGGCCAGTTCCGTAGCTATGTGCTCCCGCAGCCGTACACCGTCGGGCCGGTTGGTCGTCTCCGTCACCGTCGCCTCCGTCCTGCGGCCTCCCGCCGCCGTCGTACACCTCGGTCGATGTCGTCGTACAGCGCGGGCGGCAGCCCCAGCCGGGGCAACACGGTCAGCGCCAGATCGAAAAGGTCGGCGGCCGTCACCGCGAGACCGTCGTCGCGTAGGCCGTGCCGGGCGGCGGCGATCCACCGCTGCGCCTGCGCCCCGACCAACGATCGGGCCGCGCGGGTGATGGCCGGCTCGGAGAGCAACGCGGCGACCACCGCCACGGGCACGGACCAGCTCTCTCCCGGTTGGGCGTCGAGATACCGCAGCTCCAGGTATCCGCGCGGACGTACCGGCGGAAAGAGCGTGCTCACGTGATAGTCGAGATCGTCGATGGTGGGTGGCTGGGGCAGGGCGCCCGCGAGCCAGTCGGCGAAGGTGACACCGTCCGGGGTAGTCCAGTCCGACCCACCGCCACGCAGGCAGAGCAGCGGGGCAGCGAGTACGTACTCCGTCCAACTGGCGATGGGATCCGTGTCGTCCTGCTCGGGCGTCCACACCGCCCGGGTCCGGGCCGGATCGATGGCGAGCCACGCGGCCATCCGGGCCGAGACCCAACCGGTCGGTCGCCCAGCGTGCCGCCCCGCGGTGGCGAACGCGGCGAGCAGGGGCGGGCCGATCGCATGCGCGGTGGCCCACCGGTCGGCGAGTTGGTCCGCCTCGCCGACGTCCAGGCAGATCTGGAGGCCGGCGGTGCTGTACATCATCCTGCGGCCGGCTGGGCCGCGGCGGTCGAAGACACGACGCATCGCGCGGTACCGCGGGGTTTCGAACATGGGACGTGGTGACCGGTGGGCGTCGATGCCACCGGCACCGAGGACCAACCCGGCACGGCCGAGAAGCGCGGTGAGTTGGGCGATCTCGGCTTTGGTAGCGGCGACGAGGGCCGCGACCGAGGTGTGTGTTGCGG
Protein-coding regions in this window:
- the egtB gene encoding ergothioneine biosynthesis protein EgtB — its product is MTETTNRPDGVRLREHIATELARARARTAVLTDAVDDADLVRQHSPLMSPLVWDLAHVGNQEELWLVRDVGGREPVRQDIDDLYDAFKQPRRDRPALPLLPPPEARAYVSTVRDKVFDLLDRVAFTDRRLVADGFAFGMIVQHEQQHDETMLATHQLRSGPAVLDAPPPPEPRVRVAGEVLVPAGEFIMGTDTDPWALDNERPAHQVYLPAYAIDAAPVTNGAYAAFIAAGGYHDPRWWSAAGWAYRQQAGLTGPLHWRPDGDGWAYHRFGRWAPVREDEPVVHVSWYEAQAYAAWSGKRLPTEAEWEKAARWEPATGRSRRYPWGDEDPTVEHANLGQRHLWPAPVGAYPAGASPLGVHHLMGDVWEWTSTTFRGHPGFVAFPYREYSEVFFGDDYRVLRGGSFGTDRAACRGTFRNWDYPIRRQIFSGFRCARDAAPGEAPA
- a CDS encoding glutamate-cysteine ligase family protein; protein product: MVASPEVDHGTVLSSPAAAAGHLARICFKTGPPRWLGTELEWIVHDAVDPARPVGASRLRAALGPHSPRTLDITSPAQPLRYGSSVTVEPGGQVEVSTATHTSVAALVAATKAEIAQLTALLGRAGLVLGAGGIDAHRSPRPMFETPRYRAMRRVFDRRGPAGRRMMYSTAGLQICLDVGEADQLADRWATAHAIGPPLLAAFATAGRHAGRPTGWVSARMAAWLAIDPARTRAVWTPEQDDTDPIASWTEYVLAAPLLCLRGGGSDWTTPDGVTFADWLAGALPQPPTIDDLDYHVSTLFPPVRPRGYLELRYLDAQPGESWSVPVAVVAALLSEPAITRAARSLVGAQAQRWIAAARHGLRDDGLAVTAADLFDLALTVLPRLGLPPALYDDIDRGVRRRREAAGRRRR